In Persephonella hydrogeniphila, the following are encoded in one genomic region:
- a CDS encoding c-type cytochrome translates to MGENTAVKWILFFFFPALFIYGLLHVYSSKPAQAKRTKDLTAQEEAGRKVYNKFCVGCHGVNGDGNSEAAKFFKDKPPNFNTAVFRWKSTPEGTLPTDEDLMHVLNWGIPQTPMPSFKLVPEVQKRAVIAYIKTFSDRWQKEKPGESVYRHIKKPEWFGSPESIEKGKQIYATNCTACHGEQGRGDGPIASTLPVPPTDLTYPVRSAGPKPEDTFRVLTVGLEGSPMPKFDFLSEEDRWHLVSYIAYLMNKGK, encoded by the coding sequence ATGGGAGAAAACACGGCCGTTAAGTGGATCCTGTTCTTCTTCTTCCCGGCTCTGTTCATTTACGGTCTGTTGCATGTTTACTCTTCAAAACCTGCACAGGCTAAAAGAACAAAAGATCTTACAGCGCAGGAAGAAGCAGGAAGGAAAGTTTACAACAAGTTCTGTGTAGGATGTCACGGCGTAAATGGTGATGGTAATTCTGAAGCAGCAAAGTTCTTCAAAGACAAACCACCAAACTTTAACACTGCAGTATTCAGGTGGAAATCAACTCCAGAAGGAACTCTTCCAACAGATGAAGATCTGATGCATGTTCTAAACTGGGGGATACCTCAAACTCCAATGCCTTCTTTCAAGCTCGTTCCAGAAGTTCAAAAAAGGGCTGTTATAGCTTACATCAAAACATTCTCTGACAGATGGCAGAAAGAAAAACCCGGTGAGTCTGTTTACAGACATATTAAAAAACCAGAATGGTTTGGCTCTCCTGAATCAATTGAAAAAGGTAAGCAGATCTATGCTACTAACTGTACTGCATGCCACGGTGAACAGGGAAGGGGAGATGGTCCTATAGCTTCTACACTTCCTGTACCTCCAACAGATCTTACGTACCCAGTTAGATCAGCTGGACCAAAACCAGAAGACACATTCAGAGTTCTTACAGTTGGACTTGAAGGTTCTCCAATGCCGAAGTTTGACTTCCTGTCTGAAGAGGATAGATGGCATCTCGTTTCTTACATCGCTTACCTTATGAACAAAGGTAAATAA